In Pleomorphomonas sp. T1.2MG-36, one genomic interval encodes:
- a CDS encoding DUF1737 domain-containing protein, translating to MKLYRFLTGPDDAAFCHRVTDALNKGWQLAGSPALTFDPVQGRVICGQPVVKEVDGVDYTPDIKLGEW from the coding sequence ATGAAACTCTACCGCTTTCTGACCGGCCCCGACGATGCGGCCTTTTGCCACCGGGTTACCGACGCCCTCAACAAGGGTTGGCAGCTTGCCGGTTCGCCGGCCCTCACCTTCGATCCCGTCCAGGGCCGTGTCATTTGCGGCCAGCCGGTGGTCAAGGAGGTCGACGGCGTCGACTACACGCCGGACATCAAGCTCGGCGAGTGGTGA
- a CDS encoding GumC family protein, producing MRLVARAFSSRWRLVAAIVSLFILAGLAFVWLTPRTYTSTVSIFIDPRARTLVDLGVAPTGMGSSSQGADGALVDSQMTILTSRSVLGELVSRERLDTDPDFVGEASSPLADLRGMLSASLTGAGSGGSGGVPPFDRALATLQKAVNVKRVDNTYVLDVSVTTESPTRSAALANALSDIYLSNGQSVVDDSARESAASLEARLAELGRTAEQSQQAIEDYRRENGLLDTAGVPLAERQVGELSSQMVSASVATEAAKAALDALRENGAGTSASDMANRLRMEIGQAQAEESMLSDTFGPRHPRLVRARENRRALEKALDAELARVLAKAEADYRAAAAQQAALQGMLDKAQDSLARSNAASVKLKELEQTAKQNRELFDSFATKAKQAREQISLPTTTARVISSAQPAVRPTAPRAKVILAASAFLGGVVGFGTAWFLYLLIGPPKRRRPAPVQPLRKRHLAAAE from the coding sequence TTGCGTCTTGTCGCACGAGCTTTCTCGTCGCGCTGGAGGCTAGTTGCGGCTATCGTCTCCCTGTTCATCCTCGCAGGTCTCGCCTTCGTCTGGCTCACCCCCAGGACCTACACGTCCACCGTTTCCATCTTCATCGACCCCCGCGCACGCACTCTCGTCGATCTCGGCGTGGCGCCCACGGGCATGGGCTCGTCGTCGCAAGGTGCCGACGGCGCGCTGGTCGACAGTCAGATGACGATCCTCACGTCCCGTTCGGTTCTCGGAGAACTGGTGTCCCGAGAGCGGCTCGACACCGATCCGGACTTCGTCGGCGAAGCGTCCAGCCCATTGGCCGATCTGCGGGGAATGCTCTCTGCGTCGCTTACCGGAGCGGGGAGCGGCGGGTCCGGCGGCGTGCCGCCCTTCGATCGGGCGCTCGCCACCTTGCAGAAGGCCGTGAACGTCAAGCGCGTCGACAACACCTATGTTCTCGACGTCTCGGTGACGACGGAATCGCCGACCCGCTCCGCCGCGCTCGCCAATGCGCTCAGCGACATCTATCTCAGCAACGGGCAAAGCGTCGTCGACGACAGTGCACGCGAGTCCGCCGCCAGCCTTGAAGCGCGCCTTGCCGAACTTGGTCGGACCGCCGAACAGTCCCAGCAGGCCATCGAGGACTATCGGCGCGAGAACGGGCTGCTCGACACCGCCGGGGTTCCGTTGGCCGAGCGGCAGGTGGGCGAACTGAGTAGCCAGATGGTTAGCGCTTCAGTGGCGACGGAGGCCGCCAAGGCTGCGCTCGACGCCTTGCGCGAAAACGGCGCCGGTACCTCGGCATCGGACATGGCGAACCGGCTTCGCATGGAGATCGGACAGGCGCAGGCGGAGGAAAGCATGCTTTCCGACACTTTCGGACCTCGCCATCCAAGACTGGTCCGCGCCAGGGAAAACCGCAGGGCTCTCGAAAAGGCCCTCGATGCCGAACTTGCCCGCGTGCTTGCCAAGGCCGAGGCGGACTATCGCGCCGCAGCCGCGCAGCAGGCAGCGCTGCAGGGCATGCTCGACAAGGCGCAGGATAGCCTCGCCCGTTCCAATGCGGCTTCGGTGAAGCTCAAGGAGCTCGAACAGACTGCCAAGCAGAACCGAGAGCTTTTCGACAGTTTTGCCACCAAGGCCAAACAGGCGCGCGAGCAGATCTCGCTACCGACCACGACGGCGCGCGTCATTTCATCGGCCCAACCTGCGGTCAGGCCGACCGCGCCCAGAGCCAAGGTGATCCTCGCGGCAAGCGCTTTTCTGGGCGGCGTCGTGGGGTTCGGAACGGCCTGGTTCCTCTATCTTCTCATCGGCCCACCGAAGCGACGCCGGCCGGCACCCGTCCAACCACTGCGGAAACGGCATCTCGCCGCCGCCGAGTAA
- a CDS encoding ABC transporter ATP-binding protein/permease, whose translation MRSFWGLLRAYWISDRWREAWALTGAVVLLSAAASKSGVWLAQASGSFISTIASFHDSNAPAIDEVLIAAGSLVGLALLKYVLFLGFRHYFSTTLHRKWRQWLDAQFNAALLSDQRPYYHLLVMGASDEGANVPDNIDQRIQESIKAMTGNALGMAMGLVSVVTSVYFVGEMLLSTSVAVEGLGFLGSYASAVLVFALALTYVPISTVIALRIGRVIEALNMAMLRAEGSYRAELSMLVRRILPIAAARGERVQASIHRRQYQAIDRTWGLQNKVSAIFLAFNGSYTYITQRVVAYMPSLPAYMQGGISFRTYITGSELASELISDCSWVIQVMPDIANLRANVNRVVELADAIERVQDAQAFYRETGVSEFRYEQQAAEKGLSVQGLELMFSGKEAQPFLRVARLSIKPGQWIFVRGPSGSGKSCLIKALNGLWPYGRGRVVMPEGMKALYACQDTRLPQASLKQLIAMPEDEHEHRDLEVAAIMSAVGLGEFIPSMGNPYYRGRRWDDVLSGGQKQKVVLARILLHTPDVLFLDEATAALDPEARTEFHRLVRQYCPKATVLSVMHEQTPPADNFGRPFYHAILNIENGRAGLEPVVVPAPAPIRDVRGGLRSMLSVMRHRP comes from the coding sequence ATGCGCAGCTTCTGGGGGCTGCTCAGGGCCTACTGGATCTCGGACAGGTGGCGAGAGGCCTGGGCACTGACCGGAGCCGTCGTGCTCCTGTCGGCAGCGGCCAGCAAGAGCGGCGTCTGGCTGGCACAGGCCTCCGGCTCATTCATTTCAACCATCGCCTCGTTCCACGACAGCAATGCCCCCGCCATCGACGAGGTGTTGATCGCGGCCGGTTCGCTCGTCGGCCTCGCCCTGCTGAAATACGTCCTATTCCTCGGCTTCCGCCATTACTTCTCGACCACGCTGCACCGCAAATGGCGCCAGTGGCTCGACGCCCAGTTCAACGCGGCGCTGCTCTCCGACCAGCGTCCATACTATCATCTCCTGGTGATGGGGGCCTCCGACGAAGGGGCCAACGTGCCCGACAACATCGACCAGCGCATCCAGGAATCGATCAAGGCGATGACCGGCAACGCGCTCGGCATGGCCATGGGTCTCGTTTCCGTGGTGACGTCGGTCTACTTCGTTGGCGAGATGCTTCTGTCCACTTCGGTCGCGGTCGAAGGGCTCGGCTTCCTCGGCTCCTATGCCAGCGCCGTTCTGGTATTCGCCCTGGCGCTCACCTATGTGCCGATATCCACGGTGATCGCCCTTCGAATCGGCCGCGTCATCGAAGCGCTCAACATGGCCATGCTGCGAGCCGAGGGCAGCTATCGCGCCGAACTGTCGATGCTGGTCCGCCGCATCCTGCCGATCGCCGCCGCGCGCGGGGAAAGGGTTCAGGCGTCGATCCACCGGCGGCAATACCAGGCGATCGACCGCACCTGGGGCCTTCAGAACAAGGTGTCGGCCATCTTTCTGGCCTTCAACGGCAGCTACACCTACATCACGCAGAGGGTCGTCGCCTACATGCCGAGCCTGCCCGCATACATGCAGGGCGGCATATCCTTCCGCACCTATATCACCGGCTCGGAGCTGGCCAGCGAACTGATCAGCGACTGCTCCTGGGTCATCCAGGTGATGCCGGACATCGCCAATCTCCGCGCCAACGTCAACCGCGTGGTCGAGCTGGCCGATGCCATCGAGCGCGTGCAGGATGCGCAGGCCTTCTATCGCGAGACCGGCGTTTCGGAGTTCCGTTACGAGCAGCAGGCAGCGGAGAAGGGGCTTTCTGTTCAGGGGCTTGAGTTGATGTTCTCCGGCAAGGAGGCGCAACCCTTCCTGCGCGTCGCCCGCCTGTCGATCAAGCCGGGGCAGTGGATCTTCGTGCGCGGCCCCTCGGGCTCGGGAAAGTCCTGCCTCATCAAGGCGCTCAATGGCCTTTGGCCTTATGGGCGAGGTCGGGTGGTTATGCCCGAAGGCATGAAGGCGCTCTACGCCTGCCAGGACACCCGGCTGCCGCAGGCCAGCCTCAAGCAACTGATCGCCATGCCCGAAGACGAGCATGAACACCGCGACCTGGAAGTGGCCGCCATCATGAGTGCCGTCGGTCTCGGCGAGTTCATTCCCTCGATGGGCAACCCCTACTATCGTGGCCGGCGCTGGGACGACGTGCTATCCGGCGGGCAAAAGCAGAAGGTGGTTCTCGCCCGCATTCTGCTGCACACGCCGGACGTGCTTTTCCTCGACGAAGCGACAGCCGCGCTCGATCCGGAGGCACGCACCGAGTTCCACCGGCTCGTCCGGCAGTATTGCCCGAAAGCGACAGTACTGTCGGTGATGCACGAGCAAACGCCGCCGGCCGACAACTTCGGCCGCCCCTTCTACCACGCCATCCTCAACATCGAGAACGGACGCGCCGGCCTTGAGCCGGTGGTCGTACCGGCGCCGGCGCCAATTCGCGACGTGCGCGGCGGTCTGCGTTCGATGCTTTCCGTGATGCGCCATCGCCCATGA
- a CDS encoding YbaK/EbsC family protein: MSLDSVRAFFAENAPDIVVIETEASSATVAEAAAAHGVDPAQIAKTICLRVGDQAMLLVAGGTARLDNRKAREAFGGKARMLGLDEVVELTGHPIGGVCPFGLKTALPIYCDQSLRRFPEVLPAAGATNAAVRIETTRLAELVGASWVDVCQ, translated from the coding sequence ATGAGCCTCGACAGCGTCAGGGCCTTCTTCGCTGAAAACGCGCCCGATATCGTCGTGATCGAGACCGAGGCCTCGTCGGCCACGGTTGCCGAGGCCGCCGCCGCCCATGGCGTCGACCCGGCCCAGATCGCCAAGACAATCTGCCTCCGGGTTGGCGATCAAGCCATGTTGCTGGTGGCGGGCGGTACTGCCCGGCTCGACAACCGCAAGGCCCGCGAGGCTTTCGGCGGCAAGGCGCGAATGCTCGGTCTCGATGAAGTCGTCGAGCTGACCGGCCATCCCATCGGCGGCGTTTGCCCCTTCGGCCTGAAAACGGCGTTGCCGATCTATTGCGATCAGTCGCTCCGGCGCTTCCCCGAAGTGCTGCCGGCCGCCGGTGCAACCAATGCGGCGGTGCGCATAGAGACTACACGTCTGGCCGAGCTTGTCGGCGCCAGCTGGGTCGACGTCTGCCAGTAA